The sequence AAGGTGACCAATGTGGCCTAAAGAGAAAAGGTTTTACACAGGTAAGATGACACATGCTCTGGGTATCAGTTTGATAAAATTTCATATGCACTGAGCAAGGTGCCCTGCTATGAACTccaacataaaatcaatattCAAACTTACAAAGCATAGACTATCACATCCAAAACCATAACCGTTTGGAGTTCAGAAGAGAGGACAGCAAAACTGGTGGCTTCAAATCAAGCACGCTACTAGATTAGAACGGCAATGTGAATATCAGTTAATATACTGAGTTTGGTGCATATTATAGGACAATATGAggtgaaaaataaaagaatttcaaatttgactaattttatcaaatcataattaaaaaacaaactaaaaagaaagaatattaattacatataaattatGTTAACAACTAAcaactaacaaattaaattaaataattttcattgaaaataataattttggatataaaataatattccaaAAATGTTTatgatataatttataattttgagaaatttttaacaatatcttttttttttcgttttattTACAAATTTACGAACTAAAGTTTTATTGACAAAAATACACTTTCAAAGTTTTAACAGTACAAAATTACATTTTGCtcaacattaaaaaaaacaactaaaaaaacaaCTACACTACAACTATAAATCAACTATAAAACAACCAGAAAAATAACCTCATGACAACTATAATACAActataaaatcacaaaaaaaatatagtttattattttgactaaaaaggtattttataaataaaaaaattaaaaagtaaattttttccGTGTTGAagtatttttgcaatttttttcaaatttttagtctattttgtaaaattattttataatttttaagattaagaaagtATAGTTTTCCAAATATAATTGATAttcacatatattatataaagaaacaattaataatagagaaataaaaagttgaaaataaaaaaaataaaaaatcgatAAAgcttacaattttaaaaatcgacaaagatttttaaaattttaattaaaaatatatgtacacTTAGTATAGAAACAACCAGTtggacaaaaaaaaaaggtgttCTAGTGGGGGTGAGTAAATATAGTTCTCAACTAGGGGGACTAATTCGCTGTCCAGTCCTCCAAAACAGACCAAACATGGGACTAGACAAGTATTAGTGAAGGGCAACATACTTGCCCTAACTATCATATGGAAGcttaaaaattctttaaaacaGTAATAAACTTTTCATGGATAACAAATTACTAAGGGGAATAAATAGGTCATAGCAACCAACAAACTAATTCAGGAGGTGAAATTAGAGACCCACCATTTTATCGTCATCACTTCGACAGGCAATCCCAATAGCACCTTGAGCAACAGCTGGAAGCATTTCATCCATTGGAAGAATGGAAGTCACATTTTCTGTCATATTTAAGCGCTTAAGTCCAGCTAATGCCAACAAAGTAGCTTGGACAACCCCTTCACTAAGTTTTCTCAACCTTGTCTGGACATTGCCACGAAAATTCTCTTCTACCTGTCAAGAAATTCAAAAACATAAACAAGATGCAAAGATACATAacaattccaaaaaaaaaatccaattatttattactcggaaaattaaaaaaaaaattccagtCAAGAGAGCTAGAACAGAATTGGCAGGGGATTAGGATCTTAGCAATCAATCTATCCCATTTATTTCATTACATGGTGAAAGGAACAAAACAGATTTTTATTCCACTTTTCAGTTTATTAGAACGAGTAAAGAATAAAGTGACTGTTTAGCTAATTAACCCTGAGTCACACAGAAATAATTAACTTGGGACAGTTTGAATATCCTCACAACTCCTAATATgaatataaataaatgtaaCATAACCCATTAAGCAGTTCCTTAGACAATGCCACAACAAACTACGGGTCTACATGATTCGTCAGCAAAGTATATGCCATATGTCAATGATTATACATCAGAGAAGTAAGTAAGTCCAGATAAAAAGCAAACAAGAAGCAAGAGATAGCAACAAAAATTTTTCCCCATTGACAAAAACTGAAATCCACAACTACCAATCATGAGACCTATGATAACTTTAAAGCAATTTACCACTGTTAAATTATTCCTCCATGGTACCAATATAACATTGTAAAAAAATTGCAGTGCCAAGCAACTCCAAACACAACAGTCAACTGTGACTGCCCCAAGTACTAAAGTTCATCCTTTTTAAGTTGTGAGTTCACAAATGAACTATATACCATCACACATGAACTGCAAACATACATAACGGTTCAAATCAACTTTGATCACAGGCTTGTCCTAAAACACGCTTTGAGGCACGTTACTTTCATGTACATTAATAGTATCTTACCTTGAGTGATGGAAATCTGTGGAGTATCTGTGATTTCCGTCTAAGGGAAGCAGTACCAATCACGCTCCCTTCTGGGAGCTCTGCAAGTGAGGCAGCACTCAACGAGATAAACGCATCACGAACATCTTCACGAGGAAGATTGCACGGAAGAATTGTCTTTTCTGGCAAGTAGGTTGGAACATCTTTCATTGAATGGACAGCAATGTCGATGTCGCTATTTATTAGTGCCTCATCAATTTCTTTAGTGAATAATCCCTTTCCACCTATGTCAGCAAGGGGTTGAGTTAGTATTTTATCACCTGTTGTTTTTATAATTACAATCTCAATAGCTCCTTCTTCAGCTAGCTCCGCATGTTTTGCCATGAGTTTATCTCTAGTCTCGTAAGCTTGGGCAAGTGCTAGTGGGCTATCCTATATCCAGATACAATATTAGTAACTCACCAATAAACtgtttaactaaaaaaaaaaacactgcaAACAAAACTTAGAGAGTATAAAATCACAAGCAATAAGTACGTAATATAATCAGAGGacattaaaatattaaggtATAAAGCAATAGTTCCACTAAATGCTTCAACCATGTTTCTTCTACTTGAAAAGTGGAAACTCTCGGCAATCCTTAGTAGTATCAACATAGAAAGAAGTCCAATATAATAAAAGGTTTTAGTTAATGTCACATATATTTGTTACAAACATCAAATTTATAGCATCGGTATTACTATAATGATTTCTATATAGAAGTACATTTATGGTAAGTGTTAAGGAattataggaaaaaaaaaaagcataattaATCGTTTGGATCAACAAACCATGTATAGATGCACAAAAAGTAAAATTCTCAACACATCAAGATCCGAAAGAATGAACAGGAAAAGGACATAATGTGGAAAACCCATGTCAATTCGAACACCCAAAATTGAACAAAATTCTAGCTACATTTGCAATTTCTTGCCAAGTCAAAAGAAGGTGAAACGAAGAactaaaatgaaaaagaacGCACCTTCCTCTAGTCCCAATTCTGATAAGAGCTACTCTAGTCTTCTGGGTCTGTTGTTCAACTGCGACTGAGGCCCTTATGACCCCAATTCCATGGTTTCTCACACAAGCCATTCTCGGACTGGGTAAAGAGAACCCAAGAACAGAGACCGACCCACTACTAGACAAGTTGACCGGACATGAAGGACGAGCCATAAGACTCTGGTTAGTGAGCATTGAAGAAGAAAGGATATCCATTGTCAAACTCATTAATGGAGTTAGAAAGAGAGATGGGGGGAAGGAGATTGGAGATGGGGGATGGATAGTTTGGGTTCGAAGGAAATCTGTCTTAATGAAGTCGAAGGATGTTGTTGGATAGGATTGCAGGGTATGGCTCAATCCAATACGGTTCTTGTCGTACAGTTCCTACTTTACACGTGTCATCATCTATTGTGAGAGGGCCTACTTTTCTAATCTTGGGGTATACGTGCCACGATCGCTTCCCTTTGTTTGTGAACATGTACCCgattacttttctttttttctttttttttatttttggaaggAAAACATGTTTTCATCAACAAATCTCAAACCAACTATTGCAAGAGCACTAATAAAATGAAGACAAATATTCGTCTAAACATTAACTCCTATTAACCTAGTAATAAATTTTGCCCGTATATGGGCCACACCTCACATTTTGTGAAATGGTATGACACGAACCACCACCAACAACAACTAAAAGAGAAACAATCTCAGCAATAACCGGTCTAAAAGCAAGATTACCATTTGGAGATTTCACCCAATTATAAACAATCAACGAATCTGTTTCAGCTTTTCACACCATGAACCTCAATTCGGCCACCCAACGCAGCCCCCCACGAAGAGCCAAAAGCTCTGCCACCTCAACTTTGAAATCACCAACAGATCCTATAGCCCAAGACGCCCAAACAGTACCCATAGCATCTCTTACGACACCACCAAATCTTGCAAACCCACTCCTTGGGGTAATCGCTCCATCAACAGAGAGGGTGAAAGACTTTCGCACCTGGGGCAGCCGGCAGCATCCATCAAAACGCCCCTTCCCACACCACCAACACCTACATTCACACCAGTCCCCACACCAGCAGCAACCCCAACCCCATCCGCCCTCACACCAGCAACCACACCAGAGCCCGCACCCACACCAACAACATTGGACCTCACACCAGCAGCCCCACCATCAAAACCACAAACCCCCACCCCCACACCAGCTGCACCAGGCCCCAAAACAGCCCCCACCCCCTCCTCCCCCAACCGCACCCCCCACACCAACAGGCCCCGACCCTACAGTAGCCACTCCCTCACCTCCACTAGCAACACCAACTGAAAAACCAGACACAACCACACCTCGACTCCCACAACTGCCTCCCAACATCGCCATCTGAAACTCATCCAACGAAGAAGCTGCCAAAAGCTCAAGCACATCCAACCTCGACTGTGTCTTCCCAAACATAACCAAATTTCTATCAAACCAAATCCACCACCACACCATTGCTAATAAAGCAAAATCCTCACGCAAAATCTTATGGAAAAGCATAAGAAATATCTCGGCTAAAGGCTCAATTTAAAGCTTTGacaataaattccaacacttgaGGCGACACCACACCGGGATTAATGTGCTACAAAAAACTAAAGCATGCTCTGAAGTTTCCTCAACCTCTCCACATCTCTCGCACACCGCATGAACTTGTATCTTCGACTTAATGAGTTATGTTGCCACAAGAATAGCTTGGTTATACATTCGCTAGATGAAAATCTTGACCTTTTGAGGCACTTTCAAACTCCATAAGTCGTTCCACCACTCACTCAAATCTGACAACAAAGCAGGCTATTTCGTAGTCACTGGGTCAAGAGACAAACAGTACCCATTATAACCGAATAATAGCCATGCGAATCATAATGCCAACATCATGAATCCATCGCAGACCTAACCGATAAAGGAATCCCCAAAATAGCTTTCACATCCAGTGGAGAAACTTTGTTCTAGGTTTGGTATACACCAAGCTCCATCACCATCTATAAAATCATTTACCATCGATTCTTCCCTAGGCCAACAAGTAATAGGACGAAACGATCTTAGTTTAGGAATCCACAGGTCTCGAAAAGCCTCTATCTGGCTCCCATCACCCACTACCCTACGCATACCCTTCTTCAGTAAGTCAAGCCCCCAAATCAAACTAGACCATAAATGAGAAGACCCAGTCTGTACTCCCTGATACTTAGGCACACTATAGTGATTTTTTAATTACAGtgctatctttgctaatcaaagaaattttcttgaaaatcgtgtcaaattaaaactttaaatttaattactaaactttataaacttttatttatttacaaataAAACTGGATCCCATAATTAAACTTTTTACAGAATAttcaaaatacatatagttaggtcgcacagcgacaacaaaataaaaccccAAATGTCCTGAGACCAAACACTCCAAGTTGCGTCGCCATGACATGTACAACATCATCTTAGCTCGAagctcactcctgttcagccttcgcctttcccttacctacacattaAAGTATAACtatgagtcgacaaactcagtaagaaaagcatgtaACAAAACATATAATCACGACTTGTGTCTAGGCGCCCGTACATCTATCCACAATGCTTACCAGATGACTTAAGAACATTCTTAACTATTGGTGctactgaccatgatatcaTCCACTATCAGCACTATGGTTGCACTGCGGGACCGACACTATGTTTGTACTGCTATGACAGCATCAATAGCACCCAAAAGtataattggccatgatatcactcttaaccagtacgatgacTGTACTGCTGAActgacacaatggttgtgtcgctatgatagttcCAATAAATACTTTCTGGggtgaatatcactcttaaccagtacgatgcccgCACTgatgaaccgacacaatggttgtgtcgccaTGATAGCACccaaacatatatattataaacacagcatgcatatatatcacacatacatacattcgcatATATACAATATGTTCTATGTTATTCTTACCTCGTTTTTTATTTCAAGTGAGTTGGTCGACCTGAACGAAAAACCTCGTgctggatggatgccctaatcacataacaTAATTGGGTAAATAACACACCTAAAACCCTAATTTGGGAAACCCAAACCTCCAACTTAAGGTTCTCCTATTAATAACTAAAACTACAATACCCTAAGAAATTGGGAATTACCCAAATAAGGCTCTGAAATGGACACGAATCGAGGAAATGAATTGTTCGAGGAACCTGCCAGAATCGGCTAACTAGTTTTACAGGTCTTGGTAAACTGATTAACCGGTTTGCACCGGGTTTTCCTAAACAATTCCAAACATgctctgtaacgccctaatgctaagacACGCTACAAtgatttttcaattacagtgctatctttgctaatcaaagaatttacTTAAAAAtcatgtcaaattaaaacttttatattaaatattaaactttttaactttacaaaatcatttataaGTACCGGGATCccatttttaaactttatacaaaatactcaaaatacacaaccaggtcgcacagcgactacaaaatattaactccagatgtcccgagaccgaacactccaagtCACGCTgccatgacatgtacaacctcatctCAGTCaggctcactcctgttcagctatCGCCTTTCCTtaacctacacatggaagcagaactgtgagtcgagaGACTCAGTAAgcaaagcatataacatatcatataataccgacttgtatctaggcgcccatacacctatttacaaggctcaacATATGAGTAAGAACATTCTACTAatgatacgaccatgtaccatgtaccacatgcactcagtataccttcgtactagtgtaggtagggtatggaccgcaccttgagtattGTTAAGTGTTATACCACATACACCTTGTACTTTTctgtacaagtgctggtaacaccatgatgtacttTGAGACATCATACactttaccaatgcactctgtaccgcaaccgtacaagtgttggtagtgtatgaatcacaacataaacatgcatatacactaaacatatacatacattcgcatattcatatcacacattatatacagttcttacctcCTTTCCAGATTCAAATGAATTggtcgacctgaacggaaagtccCGTGCtgaatggatgccctaatcacatattgaaaTCGGGTAAATCACACGTTCAAAACCCTAAATCGGGAAACCCGAGTCCACAACTCAAGGCTTTGTTATACTCACTAGGGATTACATTAACCTAGGAAATAGAGAAACACCCAATTATGGCACTGAAATGGACGAGAGTTGAAAAAACTTGTTTTTTGGGGAACCCTGCAAAAATCGGCAGACCGAAATCCCAAAACCAGTAAATCGGTTTCCTAGCCTGCCCAGAAAATCGGTTAACCGGTTCTGCAGAACCGGTAAACTGGTTTTCCCTGCAGAAAAACCCCAAACTTCGAAACTTCACCAATTTGACCCCAATTTCCACCATACCTTCCAGAACACCTAAATAGGGTATAcacaacatattccaacaaGAAAATCCCAGAAAAACTCATTGAATCCAACACATGCCATTAAAGATCAAAGCTTAAGTTTAAAAGCACAAACTTATGCAATTCTATCACAACTCAACTAAACCAATATCCAGAACttagaatcaacttaaaatcaacttagaaatCATATTACACAAACtttaaaccctaacagcccctatctttcaaaattacataatcAAACCAATTAAAACTAGAGAAACACATAACTTAGAGAGTGTCTAGGGTTTACCTCACTTGCAAAAAACCTTGAATCCTTGCTGCAAACACCAAAAACCAGCAGCAATTCCTTGGTTCCTAGCTGGTTTGAAGAGGGGAAGAGAAGGAAGAGAGAATGAACTTCCTTTGGTTTTCttacttttcttctttttaatttttttttttttgtctaatgCATAAAGGATTAAggaaaaattaatttccttgCTGAATTGACATGCTAGGTGTCACCAAAAAGGGCAGCCACCAAACCACTAATCTAAGCAAAAGACTAAAATACCCTCAATGTTAATTTCTAGCTTATTTCCaacctaggggcaaaatggtcaaaaaccatAACCCCGATATTCTATTTCCTCTAAAATatatcccactaagaaataaggttctaaacttacccatgtgatcaaactagccatccatcgcattttccgttgtcgccgagcacaaattaaaaaaaaataacatatttcacatataattaaaataatacacttagagtttaataaaatctccgaaattgagaaattataactctaatgcccatttcTAAAAATGGGGCCCACAAGTAATTAAATTCAtaagtaattataaaattaccaataattagtgctaattgcctttactaatccaaattaaaaATGCGGTCATTACATGCTCAAATCGTGTCCAAACTTCACCAAGACTTCCAGAACACCTATATTGACCTCCTACAACATAAACCAATCAACAGAATCCAGAAATACATACAAAATCAAGACATGCCATGGAtgaaccaagcttgagttttcaaactcaaacttgtgcATCCATCACACCAAACATTAAAACCAGCTGCAAGAACCTATTTCTAACTTAAATTGAGCATAAAAATGAATTCCAACTCATACAAACCCTAGCAGCCCCTAAACTTCAAAATTACATAATCAAACTAAACTTCAAGTTAAGAAACTAAAGAACTAGGGTGCTAGAGCTTACCTCCAATTGAAAACACTAAGATTTCTTGTTGAATTTCCAGAAAAGATGAAGAAATTGAGTGAGCTCCTTCTGGTTTGGGTGGTGCACGagcaaagagagagaaagagaaaagagttttctcaaattttggttttttctttaattcttatttttcttCTAAGTGTAAAAGGGTTAAAACATTAATTCATGATGAATCAAACCTTGTGGCCAACTGCCACAACCCAAAACAGTCACCTAATCCCCCCTTgccaaaagaccaaaatgcccttagtgCTTAAACTTAAGCTAATTCAAGCccaagggtaaaatggtcaaaaactataaccccgctcaaacccgGTATTCAATTTTTCTCCAACATTTATCCCACTAAGAAAAGGTTCTAGACCTACCCATGTGATTTAaatagccatccatcgcatttttcaTCGTCGTcaagcaaaaattataaaaatagcaTAATTCATATATAACTCAAATAATAcctctagagtttaataaaatttctgGAATTGAGAAACTATAACTCTAGT is a genomic window of Cannabis sativa cultivar Pink pepper isolate KNU-18-1 chromosome 9, ASM2916894v1, whole genome shotgun sequence containing:
- the LOC115722324 gene encoding porphobilinogen deaminase, chloroplastic, with amino-acid sequence MSLTMDILSSSMLTNQSLMARPSCPVNLSSSGSVSVLGFSLPSPRMACVRNHGIGVIRASVAVEQQTQKTRVALIRIGTRGSPLALAQAYETRDKLMAKHAELAEEGAIEIVIIKTTGDKILTQPLADIGGKGLFTKEIDEALINSDIDIAVHSMKDVPTYLPEKTILPCNLPREDVRDAFISLSAASLAELPEGSVIGTASLRRKSQILHRFPSLKVEENFRGNVQTRLRKLSEGVVQATLLALAGLKRLNMTENVTSILPMDEMLPAVAQGAIGIACRSDDDKMANYIASLNHEETRLAVACERAFLLTLDGSCRTPIAGYASKDEDGNCIFRGLVASPDGTRVIETSRKGLYTYEDMVSMGKDAGKELLSQAGPGFFDS